The Geotalea uraniireducens Rf4 genome window below encodes:
- a CDS encoding PhoH family protein: MKNFVLDTNVLLYDPQAVFKFQENNIIIPITVIEEIDRFKKDMNETGRNARQISRLLDDLRKKGSLSDGIKMENGGNIRVEIYEEQVMKRLPPELREERGDNRILAVAVDVKAKNAHQPLIFVTKDTNLRIKADAIGLVAEDYESDKVDIEELYSGVAEMEVDSDVIDRFHGQGWVNVDADFYANQFITFKDRLNDSHSAIGRFDAGEKKVMQIKRVGKDGIWSIHPRNREQAFALEALLDDNIKLVTLVGKAGTGKTLVAIAAGLHKTAEENIYNRLLVSRPVFPMGRDLGFLPGDIEEKLTPWMQPIFDNVELLLTGHEGEKRHSKGYKELMAMGIMDIEPLTYIRGRSIPNQYMIVDEAQNLTPHEIKTIVTRAGEGTKIVLTGDPYQIDNPYVDSSSNGLTYVVEKFKGQGISSHITMTKGERSELAELAANLL, from the coding sequence ATGAAAAATTTTGTTCTTGATACCAATGTTTTACTTTATGACCCGCAGGCTGTTTTTAAGTTTCAGGAAAATAATATAATCATACCTATTACTGTCATAGAAGAGATTGACAGATTCAAAAAAGATATGAACGAAACTGGCCGAAATGCTCGTCAGATTTCCCGTCTTCTCGATGATTTGCGCAAGAAAGGCTCACTGTCCGACGGGATTAAAATGGAGAACGGCGGAAATATTCGTGTAGAAATTTATGAAGAGCAGGTAATGAAACGACTGCCACCGGAACTCCGGGAGGAGCGTGGTGACAACCGGATACTTGCGGTAGCCGTCGACGTTAAGGCCAAAAATGCGCATCAACCGTTAATATTTGTTACCAAAGATACCAACTTGCGCATTAAAGCCGATGCCATCGGTCTTGTGGCTGAGGATTATGAATCCGACAAGGTGGATATTGAAGAACTCTATTCGGGTGTTGCCGAAATGGAAGTGGATTCTGACGTGATTGACCGTTTTCATGGCCAGGGTTGGGTTAATGTTGATGCGGATTTCTACGCTAATCAGTTTATTACCTTTAAGGATCGTTTGAACGACTCACATAGTGCGATTGGCAGATTCGATGCCGGTGAAAAGAAAGTAATGCAGATAAAAAGGGTTGGTAAGGATGGGATTTGGAGTATTCACCCGAGAAATCGTGAACAGGCCTTTGCCCTCGAAGCCCTGCTTGATGACAACATCAAACTGGTAACGCTGGTGGGCAAGGCTGGTACCGGCAAGACGTTGGTGGCAATTGCCGCGGGTCTGCATAAGACTGCCGAGGAAAACATATACAACCGCCTGCTGGTTTCGCGCCCGGTATTCCCCATGGGTAGAGACCTGGGATTTCTCCCCGGCGACATTGAAGAAAAGCTGACTCCCTGGATGCAGCCGATATTCGACAATGTTGAGCTGCTTCTCACTGGCCATGAAGGAGAAAAACGCCATAGTAAAGGCTACAAAGAGTTGATGGCGATGGGTATCATGGATATAGAGCCTTTGACTTACATAAGGGGCCGTTCCATTCCGAATCAGTACATGATTGTTGACGAAGCTCAGAATCTTACTCCCCACGAAATTAAAACCATCGTTACCAGGGCCGGCGAAGGAACCAAAATAGTACTTACCGGGGATCCGTACCAGATTGATAATCCTTATGTGGATTCATCCAGTAACGGATTAACTTACGTGGTGGAAAAATTCAAAGGTCAGGGGATTTCCAGTCATATTACCATGACCAAGGGTGAACGTTCAGAGTTGGCCGAGCTGGCAGCCAATCTTCTGTAG
- a CDS encoding aminotransferase class V-fold PLP-dependent enzyme — MAVYLDNAATTFPKPDSVYLAVEHALRDIGVGPGRGGYKRGIAASRLVFEARELLATFFAIKDSTRLVFTQNATEALNLAVNGLLHPGDHVVSTTMEHNSLVRPLHAAEERGVEVTWVTADRHGFVSTDKIAAAMRPTTRLVALSHCSNVTGTIQPVEEIGILTRKSGVLLLLDAAQSAGHIPIDVNKLNIDLLAVPGHKGLLGPQGTGFLYMAEGVDLMPLIVGGTGSFSSELGQPDVLPERYESGTMNTPGIAGLKAGIEFILETGLERIRQKETVLVSQLLHGLKDLPGVTLYGPEKHAQCGGVVSFTVDGFDPATIGFRLDNDYDISVRVGLHCAPFAHKTIGTYPGGTIRVSPGYFNSEEDIAAFLEAMRTIVSR, encoded by the coding sequence ATGGCAGTTTACCTTGACAACGCAGCAACTACCTTTCCCAAGCCCGATTCTGTTTATCTTGCCGTTGAACACGCACTCAGGGACATCGGTGTCGGCCCGGGAAGAGGTGGTTATAAAAGAGGAATCGCCGCGTCCCGACTGGTGTTTGAAGCAAGGGAATTGCTGGCGACTTTTTTTGCCATTAAGGACTCCACTCGCCTGGTTTTTACCCAAAATGCCACGGAAGCGCTTAACCTTGCCGTAAACGGTTTATTGCATCCCGGTGACCATGTTGTTTCTACCACCATGGAACACAATTCGCTTGTTCGTCCTCTTCATGCTGCAGAGGAGAGAGGGGTGGAAGTCACCTGGGTTACTGCCGATAGACACGGTTTTGTCAGTACAGACAAGATTGCTGCTGCGATGCGACCCACGACCAGGCTCGTAGCTCTTTCCCACTGTTCCAATGTTACCGGAACCATTCAACCTGTTGAAGAAATAGGCATTCTTACCAGGAAGTCCGGTGTGTTATTGCTCCTTGATGCTGCCCAGAGTGCGGGCCATATTCCAATCGATGTGAATAAATTAAACATTGACCTGCTTGCCGTGCCTGGACACAAGGGGCTTTTGGGTCCACAAGGCACTGGATTTCTTTATATGGCTGAAGGCGTGGATTTAATGCCACTCATTGTCGGAGGGACCGGAAGCTTTTCCTCGGAATTAGGTCAGCCGGATGTTTTGCCGGAACGGTATGAAAGCGGTACCATGAACACCCCGGGCATTGCCGGGCTCAAAGCCGGTATTGAATTTATTCTGGAAACCGGGCTTGAGCGCATCCGACAAAAGGAAACGGTGCTGGTTTCTCAATTGTTGCATGGTTTGAAGGACCTTCCCGGTGTTACCCTTTACGGTCCAGAAAAGCATGCTCAGTGTGGTGGTGTTGTCTCTTTTACCGTTGATGGTTTTGATCCTGCTACAATCGGTTTTCGATTGGACAACGATTATGACATCAGTGTCAGAGTCGGTTTGCACTGCGCACCTTTTGCCCATAAAACCATCGGAACTTACCCTGGCGGCACTATAAGGGTGAGTCCGGGTTATTTTAACAGCGAAGAAGACATAGCGGCTTTTCTTGAGGCCATGCGCACCATAGTCTCTCGATAA
- a CDS encoding DHH family phosphoesterase — translation MSGEAPIPNLKKYIDDMLTWVRGKGKILIIVHDNPDPDCFASAMALSHMFVMKLNREAVIAFSGMIVRSENLTMAKQLQIPLTPLTILDIKEFQVICMVDTQPGVGNNSLPPGTRVDILIDHHPMHKLSKGCRWVDIRPEYGVTATILYEYLVAQNISIGTKLATALFYAIKSETQDLGREANRPDRDAYLRLFPLSNKKLLYEIDHPKLPIEYFLALNSALKHAKIFDKVLIANLREILFPEIVAELADILLRLEEIETVLCMGLYNDEMVLSMRTIRHDCNVGEIIKSLVDGRGTAGGHGMMAGGKVDHVSSSLKDMLAVENFLTIRLLNTLGMPKVKPRKLIQRSLMKAVAK, via the coding sequence ATGTCAGGCGAAGCCCCGATACCTAATCTTAAAAAATATATTGATGACATGTTGACGTGGGTTAGAGGGAAGGGGAAAATCCTTATAATCGTACACGACAATCCTGACCCCGATTGTTTTGCTTCTGCCATGGCGTTAAGTCATATGTTCGTGATGAAGTTGAACAGGGAGGCAGTAATAGCCTTTTCCGGCATGATAGTACGAAGTGAAAATCTTACCATGGCAAAACAGCTACAGATTCCCCTCACGCCGCTTACAATTTTGGATATTAAAGAGTTTCAGGTGATTTGCATGGTGGATACTCAGCCGGGGGTTGGAAACAATTCCTTGCCTCCGGGCACAAGGGTGGATATTCTTATTGACCATCATCCCATGCACAAATTGAGCAAAGGTTGTCGTTGGGTGGATATTCGTCCTGAATATGGCGTGACAGCCACAATTCTTTACGAATATCTTGTTGCCCAGAATATCTCTATTGGAACCAAACTTGCGACAGCTCTCTTTTATGCCATAAAATCAGAGACACAGGACCTCGGCAGGGAAGCAAACCGTCCTGACAGGGATGCCTATCTTCGACTTTTCCCTCTCAGCAACAAGAAACTCCTTTACGAAATTGATCATCCAAAGTTACCAATCGAGTATTTTCTGGCCCTTAACAGTGCGCTTAAGCATGCAAAAATCTTTGATAAGGTCCTGATTGCAAATTTGCGGGAAATATTATTCCCGGAAATTGTGGCTGAATTGGCTGACATTCTTCTTAGGCTGGAAGAAATCGAAACGGTTCTGTGTATGGGGCTCTATAATGACGAGATGGTTCTTTCCATGCGGACCATTCGTCACGATTGTAATGTAGGAGAAATTATCAAGTCTCTTGTGGACGGCAGGGGCACGGCCGGGGGACACGGTATGATGGCTGGTGGGAAGGTGGATCATGTATCTTCCTCTCTAAAAGATATGTTGGCTGTGGAAAATTTTCTTACCATCAGACTTTTGAACACGTTGGGTATGCCAAAGGTGAAACCGCGAAAGCTTATCCAGCGTTCGCTCATGAAAGCGGTTGCCAAATAA
- a CDS encoding helix-hairpin-helix domain-containing protein, translating to MILGSQRFILWLVAVLLIIPLLIKGHCSSRNKGTAVAFSHPSPAQIIVRIKGSVPSPGIYRFPDGTTITSVINMTIAASADKVMVKGTPGTLLKSGDIICLRPDGEKKLELTIGCMNAKELMVLGIPLQPDLLTADDWDALPGIGPELAKRIVFDRQINGDFYSVDALKRVPGIAEGKISQIREYFASR from the coding sequence GTGATCCTTGGCAGCCAACGCTTCATTTTATGGCTTGTAGCAGTACTTCTCATAATTCCGCTGTTGATAAAAGGCCACTGTAGTTCCCGTAATAAAGGAACTGCGGTGGCCTTTTCGCATCCTTCCCCTGCGCAAATTATTGTGCGGATTAAAGGTTCTGTGCCGTCTCCTGGTATTTATCGATTCCCTGACGGGACGACAATTACGAGCGTCATAAATATGACGATTGCCGCCTCGGCCGATAAGGTCATGGTTAAGGGGACTCCCGGCACTTTGCTAAAGTCCGGCGATATCATTTGTCTAAGGCCTGACGGGGAGAAAAAACTTGAATTAACAATAGGTTGTATGAACGCTAAGGAATTGATGGTGCTTGGTATACCACTTCAACCGGATTTACTTACTGCGGACGACTGGGATGCTTTACCGGGAATAGGACCTGAGTTGGCAAAAAGGATCGTTTTTGACCGTCAAATTAATGGCGATTTCTATTCCGTGGATGCATTGAAAAGGGTGCCTGGTATTGCAGAAGGTAAAATTAGTCAAATTCGCGAATATTTTGCAAGTAGGTAA
- the cimA gene encoding citramalate synthase, with product MSLVKLYDTTLRDGTQAEDISLLVEDKIRIARKLDEIGIHYIEGGWPGSNPKDVAFFKDIKKEKLSHAKIAAFGSTRRAKITPDKDQNIRTLIQAEPDVVTIFGKTWDFHVREALRISLDENLELIFDSLEYLKAHAPEVFYDAEHFFDGYKANAEYAIKTLKAAEDAKVDCIVLCDTNGGTMPFELAEIIKDVRKHIKTPLGIHTHNDSECAVANSLLAVDQGIVQVQGTINGFGERCGNANLCSVIPALKLKMKQECISGDQLKKLRELSRYVYELANFSPNKHQPYVGNSAFAHKGGVHVSAIQRHPETYEHIRPELVGNTTRVLISDLSGRANILAKAEEFQINLDSKDPVTLDILDNIKEMENRGYQFEGAEASFELLMKRALGTHKKFFSVIGFRVIDEKRHEEQKTISEATIMVKVGGKVEHTAAEGNGPVNALDNAIRKALEKFYPRIKEVKLLDYKVRVLPAGQGTASATRVLIESGDKESRWGTVGVSDNIIDASYQALIDCIEYKLHKDEEAEIRRK from the coding sequence ATGAGTCTGGTAAAACTTTATGACACTACTCTTCGCGATGGTACCCAGGCGGAGGATATTTCACTTCTGGTTGAAGACAAGATCCGCATTGCCCGCAAGCTTGATGAGATAGGTATCCATTATATTGAAGGTGGGTGGCCCGGGAGCAATCCTAAGGACGTGGCATTTTTCAAGGATATCAAGAAGGAAAAACTGTCACATGCCAAGATTGCTGCTTTTGGCTCAACCCGGCGTGCCAAGATTACACCGGACAAGGACCAGAATATTCGCACCCTGATCCAGGCAGAACCTGATGTTGTTACCATTTTCGGTAAAACCTGGGATTTCCACGTGCGGGAAGCCTTGCGTATTTCTCTGGATGAAAACCTGGAACTGATTTTTGACTCTCTGGAATATCTGAAAGCCCACGCTCCCGAAGTGTTTTATGATGCAGAGCACTTTTTTGATGGCTACAAGGCCAATGCCGAATATGCCATCAAGACCCTGAAGGCTGCGGAAGATGCAAAGGTCGACTGCATAGTGCTGTGCGACACTAACGGCGGTACCATGCCATTCGAGTTGGCGGAGATTATCAAGGATGTTAGAAAGCACATCAAGACGCCGCTTGGTATTCATACCCATAATGATTCCGAGTGTGCCGTTGCCAATTCTCTCCTTGCGGTGGACCAAGGGATTGTTCAGGTGCAAGGGACAATTAACGGTTTCGGCGAACGTTGCGGGAATGCCAATCTTTGTTCCGTCATCCCCGCACTGAAACTGAAGATGAAGCAGGAGTGCATCTCCGGCGATCAATTGAAAAAATTGCGTGAGTTATCCCGCTATGTGTATGAACTGGCCAATTTTTCTCCGAACAAGCATCAGCCCTACGTCGGCAATTCCGCTTTTGCGCACAAGGGAGGTGTGCATGTGAGTGCCATCCAGCGCCATCCTGAGACCTATGAGCATATAAGGCCGGAACTGGTGGGAAATACGACCAGAGTATTGATTTCCGATCTGTCCGGGCGGGCAAACATCCTGGCAAAAGCTGAGGAATTCCAGATAAATCTGGACAGTAAGGATCCGGTAACCCTTGACATACTTGATAACATTAAGGAAATGGAAAATAGGGGCTACCAGTTTGAGGGTGCGGAAGCATCTTTTGAGCTTTTAATGAAACGGGCACTGGGAACCCATAAGAAATTTTTTTCGGTAATCGGTTTCCGTGTCATTGATGAAAAACGTCACGAAGAGCAGAAAACGATTTCAGAGGCCACTATTATGGTCAAGGTCGGCGGCAAGGTTGAGCATACTGCCGCGGAAGGCAATGGACCGGTTAATGCCTTGGATAACGCCATAAGAAAGGCTTTGGAGAAGTTTTATCCAAGGATTAAAGAGGTAAAGCTTCTTGATTATAAAGTACGAGTCCTCCCTGCTGGGCAGGGTACCGCATCGGCGACTCGTGTTCTCATAGAATCAGGTGATAAGGAGAGCCGCTGGGGCACCGTCGGTGTATCCGATAATATTATCGACGCGTCCTATCAGGCTTTAATCGATTGCATTGAATATAAGCTTCATAAAGACGAAGAAGCAGAGATTCGCAGAAAGTGA
- a CDS encoding aspartate kinase, translating to MALVVQKYGGTSMGSVERIRNVAKRVAKTYDAGNDMVVVVSAMSGETNKLVALANDICEFPDNREYDVLVASGEQVSIALLAICLKSMGYKAKSYHGWQIPIITDNAYSKARIESIDDTKIRADIKDGTILVVAGFQGVDKDGNITTLGRGGSDTSAVAMAAALKADVCEIFTDVDGVYTTDPNICEDAKKIEKISYDEMLELASLGAKVLQIRSVEFAKKYDVDVHVRSSFNDNPGTMVTKEDKDMEAVLVSGIAYDKNETKIAVMQVPDKPGIAAKILSPLSDANISVDMIVQNVSEAGFTDFTFTVTKADFKKALAITKEVARDIDAKEVLTDENISKVSVVGVGMRSHAGVATKMFQALAKEGINIQMISTSEIKVSVVVDAKYTELAVRVLHDAFGLSGKAA from the coding sequence ATGGCACTGGTGGTCCAAAAGTATGGCGGCACCTCAATGGGAAGTGTTGAACGAATCCGGAATGTTGCCAAGAGAGTCGCAAAAACCTATGACGCTGGTAACGATATGGTTGTCGTTGTCTCGGCAATGTCCGGTGAAACCAACAAGCTGGTGGCTCTGGCCAACGATATATGTGAATTTCCGGACAATCGCGAGTACGATGTCCTTGTAGCATCCGGCGAGCAGGTTTCTATTGCGCTTTTGGCGATATGCCTGAAATCCATGGGATACAAGGCTAAGTCATATCACGGCTGGCAGATTCCCATCATAACGGACAATGCCTATAGCAAGGCAAGGATTGAGAGTATTGACGACACAAAGATCAGAGCTGATATCAAGGACGGCACAATTCTGGTTGTTGCCGGTTTCCAGGGTGTGGATAAGGATGGCAATATTACCACATTAGGCCGTGGCGGTTCGGACACCTCTGCTGTTGCGATGGCCGCTGCGCTTAAAGCCGATGTCTGTGAGATATTTACGGATGTGGACGGCGTTTACACCACGGATCCCAATATCTGCGAGGATGCCAAGAAGATCGAGAAGATCTCTTACGACGAGATGCTGGAGTTGGCAAGTTTGGGTGCAAAGGTACTCCAGATCCGCTCCGTGGAGTTTGCTAAGAAATATGATGTGGACGTACATGTGCGTTCCAGTTTTAATGACAATCCCGGAACCATGGTTACCAAGGAGGATAAGGATATGGAAGCAGTTCTCGTTTCAGGAATAGCATACGATAAAAACGAAACTAAGATTGCAGTTATGCAAGTACCGGATAAGCCCGGGATAGCCGCTAAAATTCTTTCGCCTTTGTCCGATGCCAACATCTCTGTTGATATGATTGTGCAGAACGTAAGCGAAGCGGGTTTCACGGATTTTACCTTTACTGTGACAAAGGCGGATTTTAAGAAGGCGCTTGCAATTACCAAAGAGGTAGCCAGGGACATCGATGCGAAAGAGGTCCTGACCGATGAGAATATCAGTAAGGTTTCTGTCGTCGGGGTAGGCATGCGTAGTCATGCCGGTGTGGCGACCAAGATGTTCCAGGCCCTGGCCAAGGAAGGGATTAATATTCAGATGATTTCCACCTCAGAGATAAAAGTTTCGGTCGTGGTTGACGCCAAGTATACCGAACTTGCGGTTCGGGTGCTACATGATGCGTTCGGTTTGTCTGGTAAGGCTGCATAG
- the tsaE gene encoding tRNA (adenosine(37)-N6)-threonylcarbamoyltransferase complex ATPase subunit type 1 TsaE produces the protein MTVKTLITNSVKETIAVGERLGSFLSAGDFIALVGDLGSGKTQFAKGVAAGLAIDPTIPITSPTYTLVNIYKGRLPLYHFDLYRLHGDQDIIDLGFEEYFYGNGVCLVEWAERLKDALPEEHLEVVLTHAGNEQRCLTFTPSGERAVEIIEQLFAEDNKKMF, from the coding sequence GTGACCGTGAAAACGCTCATCACCAATAGCGTTAAAGAGACGATTGCTGTGGGAGAGCGGTTGGGATCGTTTTTGTCGGCAGGTGATTTCATTGCCTTGGTCGGTGATCTCGGTTCCGGTAAAACCCAATTTGCAAAAGGTGTTGCCGCCGGTCTGGCGATTGATCCGACTATTCCCATAACCAGCCCGACTTATACCCTTGTGAATATCTACAAGGGGCGACTTCCTCTTTATCACTTTGATTTGTACCGATTGCATGGTGACCAGGATATTATAGATCTTGGTTTTGAAGAGTATTTTTATGGCAACGGCGTCTGTTTGGTTGAATGGGCTGAACGTCTGAAGGATGCGCTGCCGGAGGAACATCTTGAGGTTGTTTTGACCCATGCGGGAAATGAACAACGGTGCCTGACCTTTACTCCGTCGGGTGAAAGAGCCGTAGAAATAATTGAGCAACTTTTTGCCGAGGATAATAAAAAAATGTTTTGA
- a CDS encoding CBS domain-containing protein translates to MLTAADVMTKDVITVKTGTTVRELAELFTANRMSSFPVVDDNGELIGIVTETDLIEQDKSLHIPTVISLFDWVIYLESEKKFEKELKKMTGQTVGDIYTEDVESVKSTSLLSEVADIMSSKKIHAVPVVDDKKLVGVISRIDLIRTMINP, encoded by the coding sequence ATGCTGACTGCCGCTGATGTGATGACGAAAGATGTTATAACGGTAAAGACCGGAACAACTGTCCGTGAGCTTGCCGAGCTTTTTACCGCTAACCGCATGAGCAGTTTCCCGGTGGTTGATGATAACGGTGAGCTGATCGGGATCGTCACAGAGACCGATTTGATCGAGCAGGACAAAAGTCTGCATATTCCCACGGTTATTTCTCTCTTTGATTGGGTTATTTATCTTGAAAGTGAGAAAAAATTTGAAAAAGAGTTGAAAAAAATGACGGGGCAGACTGTCGGAGATATTTACACTGAAGATGTTGAAAGTGTAAAATCGACATCTTTATTAAGTGAGGTAGCCGACATTATGAGCAGTAAGAAAATTCATGCTGTCCCGGTTGTTGACGACAAGAAGTTGGTAGGGGTGATCAGCCGCATTGATCTTATCCGTACGATGATTAACCCGTGA
- a CDS encoding bifunctional ADP-dependent NAD(P)H-hydrate dehydratase/NAD(P)H-hydrate epimerase, which translates to MKVVTGATMQLMDKRTIEAFGISGLTLMENAGRRCTEAIMAEFGSVSFRKAVILAGKGNNGGDGYVIARLLMEQGWDVRVFIVAGSDEIAGDAAINLQRLDTEIVTFCPVTETLCQCVTSLANATLVVDALLGTGLKSEVRGVYAEVIDIINVCGKPVFAVDIPSGIDAGSGKVLGKAVRAHMTVTFAAAKLGNVLYPGAELGGRLLVADIGMPAEVVTEAAGFEFVDYDAAQMLLQPRRKQAHKGDCGHTLIIAGSTGKTGAAAMSANSAVRAGAGLVTVAIPASLNAIMEVKTTEAMSLPLPDADAGFLGEAAYDPIMAVAAGKASVAIGPGISRNPSTSVLVQRVVNDLDQPLIIDADGLHALSENREVLLHRKSSVVILTPHPGEMANLAGITTAEVEKDRIGIAGDLSAKYNVILLLKGARTIIATPDGEIAINGSGNPGMASGGMGDVLTGILAALIAQGYAPFAACKLGAFLHGFSADLVAAEKGEIGISAVDVQEWLPYAFKKLSREALPMHF; encoded by the coding sequence ATGAAGGTTGTCACCGGCGCGACAATGCAGTTGATGGATAAACGGACTATCGAGGCTTTCGGTATATCTGGTCTTACCTTGATGGAGAATGCCGGCCGACGTTGCACCGAGGCGATTATGGCGGAGTTTGGATCCGTTTCATTCAGGAAGGCCGTCATTCTCGCAGGGAAGGGTAATAACGGCGGAGACGGTTATGTCATTGCCCGTTTGTTGATGGAGCAGGGGTGGGACGTTCGCGTGTTTATCGTGGCCGGCAGTGACGAGATTGCCGGAGATGCTGCCATAAACCTGCAACGCCTCGACACGGAAATAGTGACTTTTTGCCCGGTTACTGAAACTCTTTGTCAATGCGTCACATCTTTAGCCAATGCAACGCTTGTTGTGGACGCCCTCTTGGGGACAGGACTAAAGAGCGAGGTCCGCGGCGTCTATGCAGAAGTCATTGATATCATTAATGTTTGTGGTAAACCTGTGTTTGCCGTTGATATTCCGTCCGGGATTGATGCCGGCAGCGGCAAAGTTTTGGGTAAAGCTGTTCGAGCCCATATGACCGTCACCTTTGCTGCTGCCAAGCTGGGGAACGTTCTCTACCCGGGTGCGGAGCTGGGCGGGAGATTGCTGGTGGCTGACATCGGTATGCCTGCTGAGGTCGTTACCGAAGCGGCCGGTTTTGAGTTTGTTGATTATGATGCGGCACAAATGTTATTGCAGCCGCGAAGAAAGCAGGCGCACAAGGGCGATTGCGGACACACCTTGATCATTGCCGGTTCCACCGGGAAAACCGGAGCTGCTGCCATGTCTGCCAATAGCGCAGTGCGCGCGGGCGCAGGACTTGTTACCGTAGCAATACCGGCCAGTCTTAATGCGATCATGGAGGTAAAAACCACAGAGGCCATGTCCCTGCCTCTTCCCGATGCCGATGCCGGCTTTCTTGGTGAAGCTGCCTATGACCCGATTATGGCTGTTGCAGCCGGCAAGGCTTCCGTAGCCATCGGACCGGGAATTTCCCGGAACCCTTCGACTTCCGTGCTGGTGCAGAGAGTTGTCAACGATCTTGATCAGCCATTGATTATTGATGCGGATGGCTTGCATGCTCTTTCTGAGAATCGTGAGGTTTTGTTGCACAGGAAATCGTCTGTCGTTATTCTCACACCCCATCCGGGGGAGATGGCAAACCTTGCAGGAATTACTACCGCTGAGGTAGAAAAAGACCGGATCGGCATTGCCGGCGATCTCAGCGCCAAGTATAATGTCATCTTGCTGTTAAAGGGGGCAAGGACGATTATTGCCACTCCGGACGGAGAAATAGCCATCAATGGCAGTGGTAATCCAGGCATGGCTTCTGGCGGAATGGGAGATGTTTTGACCGGCATTCTGGCCGCACTTATAGCCCAGGGATATGCTCCGTTTGCTGCCTGTAAACTCGGGGCGTTTTTGCATGGTTTTTCTGCCGATCTGGTGGCTGCTGAAAAGGGGGAGATCGGAATATCGGCAGTAGATGTACAGGAATGGCTCCCTTATGCCTTTAAAAAGCTTTCAAGGGAAGCGTTGCCAATGCACTTTTAG
- a CDS encoding holo-[acyl-carrier-protein] synthase — protein MIFGTGVDIVDISRFERFVHDGNVALLQRIFTPLELDYCAAKKHSAQHYALRFAAKEAFLKALGTGLRDGLSWKDMEVVNNQFGKPEMRLTGRALQLFAQAELSKSFLSLSHDGNFAVAMLVLEK, from the coding sequence ATGATCTTCGGCACTGGCGTCGATATAGTTGATATCTCACGCTTCGAGCGTTTTGTTCATGATGGGAATGTGGCGCTCTTGCAGCGGATTTTCACGCCTCTTGAGCTGGATTATTGTGCTGCAAAGAAGCACAGCGCCCAACATTATGCGCTTCGCTTTGCCGCAAAGGAGGCTTTTCTGAAGGCTCTTGGTACAGGCCTTCGCGATGGCTTGTCATGGAAGGATATGGAAGTGGTGAACAATCAGTTCGGCAAACCGGAAATGAGGCTCACCGGCAGGGCGCTACAATTGTTTGCCCAGGCAGAACTCAGCAAAAGTTTTCTCTCTCTTTCCCATGATGGGAATTTTGCCGTGGCGATGCTGGTTCTGGAGAAATAA
- a CDS encoding Crp/Fnr family transcriptional regulator gives MSVSGIAKSDQLKSYNFIKTIPIFECLSEEQLTDLRNIIEEKKFNKNNVILWEEDTQRYMYIVSSGKVKVVQTSEDGKEHILAIHKKGDFFGEMALLDGKTAPATVIAMEDSRVQLIARENFEKYLLKDEKVMHQLVAMLCTRLRESWLMLKVMSFASAEQRVRAVLEQLGKINGVMDERGIIIALKLLHKDIAGYANVSRETVTRLLNRFVKEREIEILDNKHILLKSSFVK, from the coding sequence ATGAGTGTATCCGGCATAGCTAAATCTGATCAGTTGAAATCATATAATTTCATAAAAACTATTCCGATCTTCGAATGTCTATCAGAGGAACAATTAACTGATTTAAGAAATATTATAGAAGAAAAAAAATTCAACAAAAACAATGTAATTCTGTGGGAGGAGGACACTCAAAGGTATATGTACATTGTTTCTTCCGGTAAAGTAAAAGTCGTGCAGACGAGCGAAGATGGGAAGGAGCATATACTTGCCATCCATAAAAAGGGTGATTTTTTTGGTGAAATGGCTCTGCTCGATGGAAAAACTGCACCTGCAACCGTTATTGCCATGGAGGATTCTCGTGTGCAGTTGATCGCCCGGGAAAACTTTGAAAAATATTTGTTGAAAGACGAGAAAGTGATGCACCAGCTTGTAGCCATGCTGTGTACCCGATTGAGAGAATCATGGTTGATGCTCAAGGTAATGAGTTTTGCAAGTGCAGAGCAGAGGGTCAGGGCAGTTTTGGAGCAGCTTGGTAAAATTAACGGCGTAATGGATGAGCGGGGTATCATAATAGCGCTGAAACTGCTGCATAAAGATATCGCAGGATACGCAAATGTCTCCCGCGAAACGGTAACGAGACTTTTGAATCGCTTCGTGAAGGAGCGGGAGATTGAAATTCTCGATAATAAGCATATCCTGCTTAAATCTTCGTTTGTGAAGTAA